The following are encoded in a window of Haliotis asinina isolate JCU_RB_2024 chromosome 14, JCU_Hal_asi_v2, whole genome shotgun sequence genomic DNA:
- the LOC137260812 gene encoding beta-1,3-galactosyltransferase 5-like: MPATRGQCESDHPFLIFLVLSVTKNVELRNAVRHTWGSINKTNTWGGKLLQKPVRVIFVIGLSGNDSSLLRESRMYGDIVHVSVKENYYNLTYKVLMGIRWVYEFCRHVEFVAKVDEDTFPDVPVFLDILTSVSMTNTIIGPFFPVGKVFREGKYAVSDSLYPAPVFPPHCKGNFYLMPKYLAVKILKTAQHLPYGNMEDAHLTGVVAHAIGGVRYRGLTEKQYNAYFPPSLCEYISGTKIVAQNVDPVMAKEIWRRFNEPSLCSGS; encoded by the coding sequence ATGCCTGCAACAAGAGGACAATGTGAAAGTGATCATCCATTTCTTATTTTCCTCGTTTTGTCCGTGACGAAAAATGTGGAATTGAGGAACGCTGTCCGTCACACATGGGGCAgcattaacaaaacaaacacatgggGAGGTAAACTTTTACAGAAGCCCGTTCGAGTCATATTTGTCATTGGTCTAAGTGGTAATGACAGCTCACTGCTACGGGAATCCAGAATGTATGGAGACATTGTCCATGTGTCTGTTAAGGAGAATTACTACAATCTGACATACAAGGTTTTGATGGGGATACGGTGGGTGTATGAGTTCTGCAGACATGTGGAATTTGTTGCTAAGGTTGATGAAGACACATTTCCCGACGTTCCAGTGTTTCTGGACATACTGACGTCAGTGAGTATGACAAACACAATAATAGGGCCATTTTTTCCTGTCGGCAAAGTATTCAGAGAGGGTAAATACGCTGTGAGCGATTCCTTATATCCAGCCCCTGTGTTTCCCCCGCACTGCAAGGGCAACTTCTATCTTATGCCCAAATATCTAGCAGTGAAGATTTTGAAGACGGCACAGCATTTGCCCTATGGTAACATGGAAGATGCACATCTCACCGGAGTTGTGGCACACGCCATCGGTGGGGTTAGATATCGTGGTCTGACGGAGAAGCAGTACAATGCATATTTTCCACCCAGCTTGTGTGAATACATCAGTGGTACAAAGATCGTCGCACAGAATGTTGATCCAGTGATGGCTAAAGAGATCTGGAGACGGTTTAATGAACCATCACTCTGTTCTGGATCATGA
- the LOC137261681 gene encoding beta-1,3-galactosyltransferase 5-like — MAKTRHRCDAFLLRRRVLHLFALSLFGTLVVTNRLFLSQRRTISKRKIVPTVKSTIIERNGRAYLEGSNDKVPDLIPEMHHYSIVPFEKFFVPRWERITPLHFEFMPATRGQCESNHPFLVFLVLSVTKNVELRNAVRHTWGSINKTNTWGGKLLQKPVRVIFVIGLSGNDSSLLRESRMYGDIVHVSVKENYYNLTYKVLMGIRWVYEFCRHVEFVSKVDEDTFPYVPVFLDILTSVNMTNTIIGPFFSVAKVLREGKYAVSDSLYPAPVFPPHCKGNFYLMPTYLALRILKTAQHLPYGNMEDAHLTGVVAHAIGGVRYRGLTKKQYSTHLPPKLCEYINGTKIVAQKVGPELAKKIWRRFNDQSLCSDS; from the exons ATGGCCAag ACCCGTCATCGCTGTGACGCTTTCCTGTTAAGGAGACGTGTGCTGCATCTGTTTGCGTTGAGTCTCTTTGGAACCCTTGTAGTCACCAATCGGCTCTTCCTTTCTCAGAGGAGGACTATCAGTAAGCGCAAGATCGTCCCGACTGTCAAATCTACGATAATTGAACGGAACGGCAGAGCCTACCTAGAAGGGTCGAACGATAAAGTCCCTGATCTGATTCCCGAAATGCATCACTACAGCATTGTCCCTTTCGAAAAGTTTTTTGTACCTCGTTGGGAGAGAATTACGCCCCTTCATTTTGAGTTTATGCCTGCAACAAGAGGACAATGTGAAAGTAATCATCCATTTCTTGTTTTCCTCGTTTTGTCCGTGACGAAAAATGTGGAATTGAGGAACGCTGTCCGTCACACATGGGGCAgcattaacaaaacaaacacatgggGAGGTAAACTTTTACAGAAGCCCGTTCGAGTCATATTTGTCATTGGTCTAAGTGGTAATGACAGCTCACTGCTACGGGAATCCAGAATGTATGGAGACATTGTCCATGTGTCTGTTAAGGAGAATTACTACAATCTGACATACAAGGTTTTGATGGGGATACGGTGGGTGTATGAATTCTGCAGACATGTGGAATTTGTTTCTAAGGTTGATGAAGATACTTTCCCATACGTTCCAGTGTTTCTGGACATACTGACGTCAGTGAATATGACTAACACAATAATAGGGCCATTTTTTTCTGTGGCCAAAGTATTAAGAGAGGGTAAATACGCTGTGAGCGATTCCTTATATCCAGCCCCTGTGTTTCCCCCGCACTGCAAGGGCAACTTCTATCTTATGCCGACATATCTGGCACTGAGGATTTTGAAGACGGCACAGCATTTGCCCTACGGTAACATGGAGGATGCACATCTCACCGGAGTTGTGGCGCACGCCATCGGTGGGGTTAGATATCGTGGTCTGACGAAGAAGCAGTACAGTACACATTTACCACCAAAACTGTGTGAATACATCAATGGTACAAAGATCGTCGCACAGAAAGTTGGTCCAGAACTGGCGAAGAAGATCTGGAGACGGTTTAATGACCAATCACTCTGTTCTGATTCATGA